In the genome of Bombyx mori chromosome 13, ASM3026992v2, the window CCTATGTATTCGGAAATTTTAACCATGTTTAAAGCTAATTGTCACTGCAAAATATACGCAGGTCACAAAATACTCGACAATAACAGTGTTACTTAACCTGAAATAAATGGTAATTATCTTGCTGATGCGAAAACAAAACGTCGTCATTATTAGGATGAAAATTCCAAAAACAATTGCcttgcaactttttttttattatggtaCCCTTAAAGCGTAAATTTTCTAGGTAGGTATATTAACAACATTCAGCAATTCGTTTCTCGGCCTATTTTTCCTTGAGGGTAGCGGGCTAAGTATAGTTTGTGTCGAGTCGTACAATAAACAGGTTGTAAACTTGTCGTGTCTTTGTCATTATCACCTTGCATAATACACACGCTTTATATATAAGCACGGACTCGATAAGGTAAttaagttataaaaataaaagatgaatttaatttatgtgCAGACAACGCAAACCTCATTAGTAAAGGCTTAAAAATGGCGTCGTGCTTACCATGATCACTTGTCAGTACAATTATAGTTTTCTGCATGTCCACATAGCTTAACAGGATCCCAATCAATTCGTCAATGTACAAAGCCGCCGCGTAGTAACTCTGCCGTATCTTCAACGTCCATTTAGTGGGCATCACGCCGAAAGGAAATGTGATGTTTAAGCGGCGAATGTCATCGCGTTTCCGTACGTCCGTCCACGGGTGCCAGGACACCAAAGGCATGTCCTTGGGAATGTTCGGTTCTTTAGGTCTATGCACTTTGCTAATTGGCATTTGTTCTGAAAtcatattaacaaaattataggtttattaataaactagcggcccgccctcgtttcgctacGGGAACTGTAATTTCTTATTGGTcttttgaattttcttttacacAAATCTACCACTACCCTATCAACTTCTGCTCCAACCAACCATTCATGAATTCCCGTATTAAGGGTAGTATAGCgcaattatatatatttgaagcGGCCTTAACTTGTCTTATGGTGAGTGGCGGGATTCAGTTTCGTGAACTGACACTTACAATtctacacgtcatttcggatcctcccgatccactaacggtgcttttaggtacctcaagcaccggtaaccgttctcgtcgaacccgtcgcttgcgacgaagggctcgacgagtaaattaaccctcagacacagcccactgagtttctcgccggatcttctcagtgggccacgtttccgatccggtggtagattctgcgaagcacggctcttgctagggttcgtgttagcaacgtcgtcaggtttgagccccgtgagctcacctactagttaaggttccgctgaaatagcctctcaaggctatcagcttaggtaggaaaaaaaaaacacttctaaTACAAAAATGCAAtagtaagtataaataaaataattcaacgAGAAGGAGAACTACTAACTTAAATATTCCTTTGGAAACTTCAATGGTATATGCGGCTTGTGAAATCCGATTGCTAAGAAAAACGGCTTACTCCCGTTTCTCTTTTTCAGGAAATCAATAGCGTAATCCAACGACTGCAAGTCTGGTAGAGATTGTCCTGGTTGTCTTTTAACAGAAACTGGACAAATTAGATTTCTCTCtagttttttcgtttttttatttcgacACACTTTAGCGTCTTTGTACATTTCTGTCGGGGGATGATACGGATACTCCGACCAGCTGTACGGGTAATCGTCTGTGAAGTTCGAACTTTTTCCAGGATGGAACACTTTTCCCACGGAGTAAGTATCGTATCCATGCTCTTTGAAGAACTGTGGTATGGTTGTGAAATTCCCTTGTCCGTTACTGCGATCGCGCCAGTAGCTGTAGAAGTCGTACAAGCGAAGCGAGTCGGGCCTACGACCTGTTAGAAGGGAATTACGACTGGGCGCACATAAGGCTTGCTGTAAATACGGAAAATGATAGGTATAGAAGACAATTTATGTGACAACAATATTGTCTGAGAACgctgtcagagaatgcctatggcattaattccgcctttatactgtctagtatataaagttataaatatataaaatattatggtGACcaaaataagtgtttttttttgtactttctTTAGTTTTCGGTAGACATAATTAAGACaacttttactgtttaatctcgcgtttttgtcgtccgtgactacgaaaatgtaaaatattcgaacagTTAAATAAATGTCTGTGGccaagaaaactgtaaaataatcGAAACGTTGGAAATGATAAAAGGACAGCAATAAAAACgcaaaattaaaccgtaaatttTACGTTCTAATCAAatggtatattattattttatataggtattataaCGTGTACATTTCATTAACTAAAACGTTTTTTCCTCAAAACAAATAGTAGTAGGAACAgtaatctagtattttaatttattttaataatccaTTTATTCTtaattgaaatgaaacgaattaaaataatgatatactTACTTGAGCGAACGCATTATTAAAGGTAGCACCAGTTTTTCCTAAGAAGTTGATGTTAggcaaataaacttttttgtccGAGAGATGGCGCAAATCGTCAATCAAAATAAACAGGATATTTTTCGGTGTTTCTACGTCACTTGTAAGTACACGATCACCATTcaacaatattatatttacgACATAAATCATTGTGAGCCTCTGCATTTTAGATTCCTTTCAGGGCCATACAATCTTGCACTCTTTGGAAGTAGGAACTTATAGACGCAATTAACGATGCGCTGGAAAGCATCCACCTACTTTTGAATACTAAATAAGGTTTTCAcacagtttttaaattaaatgaaattgtatAACTGAAATGTATAACATTAAAGTTAATAAAGTATCCATTTAACTTGTAAATATTGACGATCAACAAAACTGTTCTGTAGAAATCGAAGCTTTTTTTGTCTACCTAAGCCGATAGCGTTGAGagactatgtcagcgtaaccgggcgagtaggtgagcttacggggctcaaacctgacgttgctaacacgaatcctagcgagagccgtgcttcgcagaagctaccaccggatcggaaacacgactcattgagaagatccggcgagaaactcagtgggctgtctgtgggttaatttactcgctgagcccttcgtcgcaggcgacgggttcgacgagaacgatgaccggataaTCGAAGCAGTGCAAAcgttgaaaagaaaacaaaacaaaatcttgAAGAAACTAGCAAGTGCGTATTGGATAAATATACTGAAGGGTTCCGTAATCGTCCAAGGTCAAAATTCATAGGAAATACAAATAGCCATACTTTGAGAACTAAACAACTACATATAGctttttaactattatagtaaatatatataatttttctttACACTGCTGATCTTCGTCAGGATATAAGGCCAAATTTAAAAGTACTGTACTGCCATCAGCCTTTGGTACGTATGTAAATAATCATGTTAATACCATGTCTTGAAGAAGGTGGTCActtttaaattactattaaaatGGGTATTTAGTTAGATGAATAGATACAACCAGTGTTAACTGTAACAGTTGTAACTCATTCTCTGTTTTTCACCTAAAAAACTAATGTAAGAATCCCCAAGTCATTTTAAGATTCTATTGATATCTTACTAAGCGTTGTCCGCACGTGAATCAAATCGTCCAAAGAAACCTATCTTATATGTTTTATCCGAATATAGGTGCGGACAGATAGCTCCAATCAATAGCTGCGACTGAAATTAATGAGATAACTACGGCCAAACAGACGAAATCGAAAGTTTCGCTTAAAAGCCATTTCAACAGATTTCTAGCAGCtgtttatatgttttttatccTGATAAATGTAATAATCTATAATTATTATCAAGTATTTTTCCACACAGTGACAACATTTGTGTAGGTTGTTTGATTAAACAACACAACATCTGTTGATGCacgcacacaaataaaaacttgaCACCCAATTAGTGATATGTTACCGAAACCAGTTCGATACCATCGTGGAAATTTTATAATCGATACCAAGCTTtgtttcaaattgttttttattgcttcgattggTGGTAGAGTTTATGGCCCGTCTGGTGCGAGGTAgctaccagagcccataaatatataaatatcgtaaataccgctacccatcctgagacatgagttcccaagtctcagtttttacaatacaatggctgccctaccattcaaaccgaaacgcagtactccTTTATGGCAGAAACACACAGGATGATAGTACCTACCACAACCAGTTCCTACCGTTTCACAAGACgccgtacctttttttttttccctacctaagctggtagcctggagcggctattccagcgtaaccgtaattagtaggtgagctcacggggctcaaacctgacgacgatgctaacacaaaccctagcaagagtcgtgcttcgcagaatctaccaccggatcggaatcgcgacccactgagaagatccggcgagaaattcagtgggctgtgtctgagagttaatttattcgtcgagcccttcgtcgcaagcgacgggttcgacgagaacagtgaccggtgcttgaagtacctagaagcaccgttagtggatcgggaggatccgagatgacgtgttttgggcgacgtcgactgctttccattctgtccgcaggatcgggaatgtagttaccggcggccacgatgagagggttctcgtgtcgtgccgctttatcgaagtggtgccgtaccaccagtaaagcgaGTTACACtttttgcgatttttttttattacacgttgttattccttcattttgGAAGTCATTCGTAACCATTTGCTATGAAcggatttcaataaataaatcatatttatatttcGGCATATTTGCAccgcttgatacgaatgtaccAGATGTTTTATCCTGTAAGACACGACGACTTCGATgatgtgtaatatttttgtcTTGTTACATTGGAAACGAAGCTCAAAATAGCAGGGAATCTCTATAATGTAGAAGTCATTCGTCGTGCATTTTATATCTATTTACTTCGAAATATTTTTACCCACACGATTAAAATGGACATAGCCACATCATTCATTACGAGCTCACCAACTGCTATACCTTTAAGCCACATCTGATTCTTAAAATCTCCGAtgttaatattgaatttattcaTTCTAACTCGATCGAACTCAAAGTATCGATTTCAACGAGGAATCGATTCTTCAATTATGTTAGTACCCCTATTATCACGACATTGGCGTAAAGTCTAGTATTGAGTAGTATTGACATTCGAATCATCTGTTCTCATAAATTGTTGTATATtttgtacataaaattaatttatttgtgaattatttatttaatgtgtgtatgtatggtAATATAATTTACTCATTTTTGTGAGCGCCTGAGAAATGTCTgaaagtttgttttttattcgtCGTGACGTCATTGTTTTCGATTGCCAGTAAACGACGCAATTGCATTTTACAtgaaaatggatttaaaatgaGTATTGTTTTCGTAAATAAGGTAGGTTTTAATTTGTAATGCGTAGATTGTAGTTGTTTCTTATAATTTAAGTCGAAAGGTTTAGTTTAAGGCCATTTTGTAGGGTGGTGAACTTGCATCGATTTCCTTTGTCCTCGGTTCCCTTTACTTATATTGCTTGTACCTAGTTAGGTTTGGTATCTATTAAATTAACGCTACCCAGCTGTTTCGACATAAAGTCAACAAAACTCACTTTTTGTTAAATAAGTAAAACTATTGAATATTCATAAAGTTCTGTGCCATTGTTTTTGTTTCCAAATTATGTAATCTGTACATTTGCCAATTATTTAGCTTCAGTTATGTCTTACGATTccagggttttttttatattttcgtaaAAGTTTCCCCATAATAgattaacaaaaaacaatattgatattctcaaaatatttttctttatattaaGGAAAAATGGACTTTTGTCATTTTTACCATCTGGGGTTGATCAATGATTGACCTTCTGGTTCTTTTTTTTCTGCTATTTTTAGGTATTTATTGAGAGACCTCATTGTTTGATATATACATAAATTCAGTGAAGAATGATCTGATTCAAAATAgcactaaattaaatattattattggtgGAAATATATTAGTGGTAAATTCTATTGTTATTATTCTTGGCAGTTACCTGTGAGAGACTTAGTTTTAACTAAACTTCGGTTTTGCTTTTTGGTTCCTAGAAAAATTTACTTTCATAGtctatctacattttaaatcaTAGAATATACAGAAAAAGAGTAAAAACTCTTGACGcatatttgaaattttgtttttagagtagatattttgtgaaattttttttttatcattttaattgttattgttttgtagAAGAGTATAGTACAAGATGTCAGCGGAGTCGCCGCGACACATACGGTCAGGGGGTCCTTTGGTTGTACCTCCGCGACCACCCAGTGATCGCAGCATTATTGATGCGGTCTCTGGTTTCATTAATGACGTCACTCTCTCCTCCTCCTCAAACATTGACCCTAAGGATGTTATACAATGGGCTCGGTgagtttttgaaattttatattattatatagattatgaTGATTATGAAATAAGAGGCAATGAAATAAGTTTTTAAGTAAACACATAAtcattaatatttatgaaaattaattgtattacaaatgtatatttttcaaaCTTATCAGTTTCGAAACTGCCGACATCAATGAGCCAACACCAGAAGGCGAAAGTGATTCTGACACATCACCCCTACTTCTGATCCTGGGCTATGGCTCTGGGGTTCAGGTTTGGTTGATACCCCCCACGGGTGACGCTCAGGAGGTACTGTCGTGGCGACAAGGCACAGTGAGGGTGCTCCGTATACTGCCCACTCCGCAGCACGGCGACTGCTTTGCATCGAAGAGGCCCCTCATCGCCTTGTGTGACTCTGCTGGCCCAGGACCTAGTTTTTGTGCGCTCAGTTTCATCTCCATCAGAGGCGGCGAACAGGTatgtaatttaatgttttgcgAGATCCTTGAGAATCATTGATAAAGACCGTAAAGTATCTGAAGCGttgaaagttttaaaatataaagtaattgtataattaaaatgtcAAACTGCTTTTGATCTGGTTTGTaacctttttattttgttcctAACCTTTGCTTGATGATTCATCTATATTGTATGTCGTAAACCTACTTATTAGGATAAGGTGCCATTGAAAATTATGCAACAAAAAGTTCTAATACACATTAAAAGAGCCAAAAAAATTATGTCTGACTAGtcaataaaataacttaaatataaaatgactaAAAATATGTATCATTACATTTGATGCATTAAATGTTCATTAAGAATTATCAAGAATACATTGTAAAAGTACATTGGCCTAAAGAAACGTAATTTATTGAACATGTCTGTTGTGTgtgataaataatacaaatttccATGAAGGTTTTCGTTGTCTAGCAGTATCAGGTTCTACCACTGTTTCAGTTATTTCGTAAATCGTGAAGTTCGTAACTCGAAATTAGTTCACGTGGATTCACTTGTAGCAGCCTGTTAATAGTGTATTTATACTGTCAATACCATGGTGATGGTGGCGGTCGACTGTCTGCATAAATTAACCGAAAAATATAGAATATATGGGTAGAAAAATATAtgggtgttttaaaaaaatgtcgtaTGTCATTATATTAATCAAAACAAAACGAAGTTCTCAACGCCATTTTTCAATAATACAAGAAATGTCAAGAATAATACAATTTTCAATAATACTTCTTGTTAATGTacgtgaatttaaaaaaaatcgacaaaTTAAATATGCGTAATTCATTACGAAACAAAAACACCCAAGCCactgataaaataataagaacaaaaaaaaaacaagtaggtAATTAATAAGCGTGAACAATTTAtgtagataaaattatgtacgtagcgaataaaaataaaaataaaatttttattttggtatttttCTATACGAATAGGTACATACGCATAGAATATTTCACGAGTATTTATATGGTGGTGCATCGAATCGATTCTCGGAAATCGAGACAGGTCACAGTGGCGCGTTCAATTACTGTTTGCTACTACGCgtaatttatcaaaataaaattgtactttGTAGTAAATGATAAAGAGAAGATCTTCTACAGAGCGGTGCTGTTAATCAGTCGAtcgacactttttttttcttttttgtttgtgaAGTGAAGGATTGATATTCACTGGTGATCCGGCAGACCTTATAGTGTCATCAGGATAGATGGGCGAGAACGGTCTCAGCCAAGAGGACTTAAATGTTGTCGGAACTTATGAAATATGACTCTTATGAAAGCTTACTTAGTAAATTTTGTTAGGGCGATTCAGATTTTAGGTGATTCTATAAATACCGTTACTGTTATCGCTGCTGTTACCGCGGTCAACGGTTTCGTTTAAGTCCCCTCTCATGATACCcatagtttaaaaattaatgcCTTTTGACCTGTGTGCCGTTTGCCTAACTTTgctgctaggggcgctgtttcaactgcatataaatttgagttaacttttacgctagagagaacgttaaaaaactcgtactaagcacagTGGTCTTAATATGGTATAACAGCTGTCCCATTAGTCATTTTACtcttttgtgttattttttatacacAGACGGATTTAATGGGAACTAAACACGCTACGAGAAATCGTTACGATCGCATCGTAATGCTTAAACTCTACCGATAAATCGAATCGATAATAATACATGCAGCTTAAACTTAATCTTTTCTTAACCGATCAGCGTATCAGAGAcgagttataaaattattgcattGTTATCAATCattgatgcgtgtgcaaatttaCTAGTTAATCTAACGTCTTGAAATCGGATTTAAAATTACGTTCAAAGCTTCCGTAACATACAAACAAATACTAATATGCATACATACCGAGCTAATAAAAGCGCGTTAAAACTGTACAACAATACGATCCGTCGATCGGAGCACATTTGAATAAAAATCGGAATTGAATGAAACCAACGATAATCGTAAAGTATAAAGTATCCGATATAACTCGAAAGTCTAGTATTTTGATTAACATACGTTTTCGCTTGTACTGTTTGATAATGGAAggattatgtatgtatgttaaggGCGCATAAAGGTATAGAAATTTGTTCCGCCACGCGCATGCGCGACCAGAAAAATCAAAGAGGCCACGATCCCCGCCATTTTTAACAACAAgcattttacattttcacataaaataaacattttattattttatttagagccgcttttatttaagcctcCTAAAAGGTAAGCGTTCTTCTTTGACAGGTTAAGAGAATAAACTTCAAGAATCCAATATTGGACGTGTTGGCGAACAAGCGTTCAGTAGTGATATCGTTTTCTGAACGTTTCGCCGTGTTCGACGCTGGGACCCTGGAGGACAGGATGTCCGTGACCACGTGCTACCCTTGTCCGTGCCCGCTCGGCGGAAGCGCGCCCATAAACCCCTTAACGCTTGGAGATCGCTGGCTGGCTTACGCTGATAAGAAGCTCAATCAGTCAAAGAGGAGCAGCGGTGGATGCGAAGGTGAGAATTTAGTGGTAATCCACTGG includes:
- the LOC101744799 gene encoding iduronate 2-sulfatase; the protein is MQRLTMIYVVNIILLNGDRVLTSDVETPKNILFILIDDLRHLSDKKVYLPNINFLGKTGATFNNAFAQQALCAPSRNSLLTGRRPDSLRLYDFYSYWRDRSNGQGNFTTIPQFFKEHGYDTYSVGKVFHPGKSSNFTDDYPYSWSEYPYHPPTEMYKDAKVCRNKKTKKLERNLICPVSVKRQPGQSLPDLQSLDYAIDFLKKRNGSKPFFLAIGFHKPHIPLKFPKEYLKQMPISKVHRPKEPNIPKDMPLVSWHPWTDVRKRDDIRRLNITFPFGVMPTKWTLKIRQSYYAAALYIDELIGILLSYVDMQKTIIVLTSDHGWSLGENGLWAKYSNFDYALKVPLIFKSPKLIPTVVHEPVELIDIFPTLVDLTKLSDEIPKCLNHKDTSQLCFEGKSLVPFIENNSNGLEAFAISQCPRPSVYPQKNSDKPRLKDITIMGYSIRTKRYRYTEWISFNNTLFTKNWNNNYGIELYDHIIDPIESKNLFLVSKYKNIAKVLSIRLRSSVYVIV